One Bos taurus isolate L1 Dominette 01449 registration number 42190680 breed Hereford chromosome 3, ARS-UCD2.0, whole genome shotgun sequence DNA window includes the following coding sequences:
- the LOC112445988 gene encoding cyclin-K has translation MPPPRPNHPSDTRAAASQHVGRSRCWNRGGLLGTNKDRTRHKGTGSGVCCDRLARTQIVEAEAAATVVPPEAREGLLEASPDTLCATGSLTPTRYPLPPPASPLPDQLPGVSAALPPPSPAGTARLLRQQLPPAAVPARALGSRPFPGIVTGRARASRYRRHLSTGQGFGTRSGL, from the coding sequence ATGCCGCCGCCTCGGCCAAACCATCCTTCAGACACCCGCGCCGCCGCCTCACAACATGTCGGCCGCAGCCGCTGCTGGAACCGGGGCGGTCTCCTGGGAACGAATAAGGACAGAACCAGGCACAAGGGGACCGGCAGCGGCGTCTGCTGTGACCGTTTAGCCCGAACGCAGATCGTGGAAGCCGAAGCCGCCGCAACGGTGGTCCCTCCAGAGGCCAGAGAAGGTTTACTGGAAGCCTCTCCCGATACCCTTTGCGCTACCGGAAGCCTCACCCCCACACGTTACCCACTCCCCCCCCCCGCAAGCCCACTTCCAGACCAACTTCCGGGTGTGTCAGCCGCCCTTCCCCCACCGTCGCCGGCGGGAACCGCCCGTCTTCTCCGCCAGCAGCTTCCGCCTGCCGCAGTACCGGCACGCGCTCTGGGGTCCCGCCCCTTCCCAGGGATAGTGACCGGGCGAGCGCGCGCCTCGCGGTACCGAAGACATCTGAGCACGGGCCAGGGCTTCGGCACCAGAAGCGGGTTGTGA